The Bombus fervidus isolate BK054 chromosome 3, iyBomFerv1, whole genome shotgun sequence genome includes a window with the following:
- the LOC139985603 gene encoding serine/threonine-protein phosphatase 4 regulatory subunit 4 isoform X1 — protein sequence MLQEEALYKSTSPRKGDEIQKLNFIQTLPSLLATDSESCITRVIPKVQQSLATASTEFHIAASTTFKTILEQKLVNHNVFSRTFLQSILDSLEKRDPVICHAWLETLLDVIELLPVEVIRKQILPLTVSKGQLSQPIHSRIICSKILGKICTRFESALIQKEVLPMVHSLCQDVNSEVRASICLQLRFVAEGLGAESVKSALLPSFVELASDEESNVRCASVQTIAYLLPHLQEDTIKTTIVPLVKKLCENTQSVQSDDNVICVIAQEFGKIVLGLETCLLPTEKTWFLKYFQQLAQMGIVLMKKESKPHLPFMNINFDEDEKYVECRRCCAFNLPAMFIFVSNSVDDTDALLLTFTALASDHYYLVRRTVACGIHEVAKVLGPKSGRIKTDLIKLLKDNSEEVLQGLIPHIGLTLDCLAESQIIGVDKMDSTVMEIGRALLKCESEIAATHNWRLVSSMHSQLEILPKYFPSDFIYSYFVPMAFFRILHARPIPVRLSAGTLYLFLLRYNMKPMQRVELRSKLYSDLASNPNCYVRMMFVRMMIEALEIFSSAYFKEHFFTALLNLAEDSVANIRMKVISLLPQLKSMLRMPADKKLLTLLESTITHLINSEKDRDVLAELSSVIKNLDDISVKYEGRGASGAVSKQGTEDIRKLEEEKRLSGIANGKSPGGGATIKKGGWRSATADSSSKTMPQTSSKDSISSPRQASDGSKARIQLTHPWERIGHTNSNISTTHTNFDNGSCSDYLMQKAQQSRSKLALPFILWPETCECDYAEEYAFHSCPSSDYARSVFLAIMRENRRRSQQNFLLTRDYAREFSTNIASKDTATVRTLAAHYNSCWPCSSMPEIPVMLSDDEFLVDAGIRIPVQFSQSTSKIPHLQDSMFGKRRTSFNVNHARPTSMNFDKGKPKRNSSVEYEDCTKRRTNADQSDDVRTSIDCEDGLRLVKENQQLGKKDPVYVGPLMRSRFGFGVNQERTLDDKMKRRNSLIMDKDKPKVVQSKCTLDRTKRNSVNFDKGKPKRNLSAEYEDGIKRRSNGTNQAKGIRLRSIDYEDGLSLVKENEQLDKKDPLYLGHLMRSRFGFSVNQDRSMDDKMKRRNSLIMDKDKPKIIQSKCMLDRTKRHSANFSLKMLDTKETKPILKAQHSLDVVDYTPSERLSRALRRYSTLDVNHNQGHSKIPLRNFVRRSRTAPATRASSPVGSQLRYEEIDKLCRKFEEYQLY from the exons ATGTTGCAAGAGGAAGCTCTGTACAAGAGCACATCTCCACG GAAAGGCGATGAAATTCAAAAACTcaattttatacaaacgtTACCAAGCCTCTTAGCCACAGACTCAGAATCATGTATAACACGCGTGATACCAAAAGTGCAGCAGTCACTGGCTACAGCATCCACGGAATTCCATATCGCAGCTTCGACAACATTCAAAACGATCCTAGAGCAGAAACTTGTGAACCACAATGTCTTCAGTCGAACATTCCTTCAAAGTATCTTAGATTCCCTTGAAAAGCGTGATCCAG TTATCTGTCATGCATGGCTGGAGACCTTACTGGATGTGATAGAGTTACTGCCGGTAGAAGTCATAAGAAAGCAG atTCTGCCATTGACCGTAAGCAAAGGGCAATTGTCGCAACCTATCCACTCCAGGATAATATGCAGCAAGATATTAGGAAAGATTTGTACAAGATTTGAATCTGCTCT GATACAGAAGGAAGTTCTACCAATGGTACACTCCCTCTGTCAGGATGTAAATAGTGAAGTACGAGCTAGTATCTGCTTGCAGCTACGTTTTGTTGCTGAAGGCCTTGGTGCTGAGTCTGTAAAATCTGCTTTGCTACCATCTTTCGTAGAATTAGCAAGTGATGAAGAAAGCAATGTAAGATGCGCCTCTGTACAAACAATAGCGTATTTGCTACCTCATCTTCAGGAAG ataCGATAAAAACTACCATAGTGCCacttgttaaaaaattatgtgaAAATACACAATCTGTACAGTCAGACGATAACGTGATATGCGTCATTGCCCaagaatttggaaaaattgtacTCGGCCTAGAAA CATGCTTATTGCCTACGGAAAAAACATggttcttaaaatattttcaacaacttGCACAAATGGGTAttgttttaatgaaaaaagaatcTAAGCCTCATCTTCCATTT atgaatattaattttgacgaagatgaaaaatatgtagaatGCAGAAGATGTTGCGCGTTTAATTTGCCAGCAATGTTCATCTTTGTATCAAATTCCGTGGATGATACAGATGCATTACTTCTTACATTCACTGCATTGGCGAGTGATCACTATTATTTGGTTCGGAGAACTGTAGCGTGTGGAATCCATGAA GTGGCCAAGGTGTTAGGTCCAAAAAGTGGACGAATAAAAACAgatctaataaaattattgaaagatAATTCTGAAGAAGTTTTACAAGGTTTAATTCCTCATATAGGATTAACGCTTGATTGCTTGGCTGAAAGTCAAATTATCGGAGTAGATAAAATG GATTCCACTGTTATGGAAATTGGTAGAGCTCTATTGAAATGTGAGTCGGAAATAGCAGCTACGCATAACTGGAGATTAGTGTCTTCAATGCATTCGCAACTTGAGATATTACCTAAATACTTCCCAAGTGACTttatatattcgtattttGTGCCAATGGCCTTTTTTAGAATATTACACGCT AGGCCAATACCCGTTCGACTCTCCGCAGGAACTCTatatcttttccttttacgttataacatgaaaCCTATGCAAAGGGTAGAACTTCGTAGCAAATTGTATTCAGATTTGGCTAGTAATCCGAATTGTTATGTGAGAATGATGTTTGTTCGTATGATGATAGAGGCTTTGGAAATTTTCTCTTCTGCATATTTCAAGGAACATTTTTTTACTGCTTTATTGAACTTGGCAGAAGATTCTGTAGCTAACATAAGAATGAAAGTAATTTCTCTGTTGCCTCAGTTAAAAAGTATGCTGCGGATGCCGgccgataaaaaattattaactttGTTAGAATCAACTATAACGCATTTAATAAATAGCGAAAAGGATAGAGACGTACTAGCCGAGCTGTCATccgttataaaaaatttggaTGATATATCGGTTAAATACGAAGGTCGAGGT GCATCTGGAGCAGTTTCAAAACAAGGCACTGAAGATATTAGAAAGTTggaggaagagaaaagatTATCAGGAATAGCAAATGGGAAATCTCCAGGCGGAGGTGCTACGATAAAGAAAG GGGGATGGCGAAGTGCGACTGCCGATTCCTCATCAAAAACGAT GCCGCAAACATCATCGAAAG aTAGCATAAGCTCACCTCGCCAAGCAAGCGACGGATCAAAAGCGAG AATTCAACTAACACACCCTTGGGAAAGAATAGGGCATACCAACTCTAACATTAGTACAACCCATACTAACTTTGACAATGGATCGTGCAGTGATTATCTAATGCAGAAGGCTCAGCAGAGTCGATCGAAATTAGCATTGCCATTTATATTGTGGCCGGAAACGTGCGAATGCGACTATGCGGAAGAATACGCTTTCCATTCTTGTCCCTCGTCCGATTACGCGAGGTCTGTCTTCTTGGCGATCATGAGAGAGAACCGGCGAAGATCGCAGCAAAATTTCCTACTAACCCGAGATTACGCCCGCGAGTTTTCCACTAACATTGCCAGCAAGGACACTGCCACTGTAAGAACGCTTGCAGCTCACTATAACTCTTGTTGGCCTTGTAGCTCTATGCCGGAGATACCGGTAATGCTGTCGGACGACGAATTTCTGGTGGACGCTGGTATCAGGATACCGGTGCAGTTCTCTCAAAGCACCTCTAAGATACCGCATCTGCAAGATTCCATGTTTGGTAAGAGAAGAACTTCGTTCAACGTGAATCATGCTCGGCCTACCAGTATGAATTTCGACAAGGGAAAGCCTAAGAGAAACTCTTCCGTTGAATACGAAGATTGCacgaaacgaagaacgaaTGCCGATCAGTCGGACGATGTCAGAACTTCCATCGATTGCGAGGACGGATTGAGACTGGTAAAAGAAAATCAACAGCTGGGTAAAAAGGATCCGGTATACGTTGGCCCTTTGATGAGATCTAGATTTGGATTCGGTGTGAATCAGGAGAGAACGTTGGACGACAAGATGAAACGACGAAATTCGTTAATAATGGATAAAGACAAGCCGAAAGTCGTGCAGTCAAAGTGCACGTTGGACAGAACCAAAAGGAACTCCGTCAATTTCGACAAGGGAAAACCCAAGAGAAATCTCTCCGCCGAGTACGAGGATGGTATAAAACGAAGAAGCAACGGAACTAATCAAGCGAAAGGTATAAGattacgatcgatcgattacgAGGATGGCTTGAGTTTAGTGAAGGAGAATGAACAGCTCGACAAGAAGGATCCATTATATCTTGGGCATCTGATGAGATCTAGATTCGGGTTCAGCGTAAATCAGGATAGGTCGATGGACGATAAGATGAAACGTCGAAACTCGCTGATAATGGATAAAGACAAGCCCAAAATCATACAGTCCAAGTGTATGCTGGACAGGACTAAACGACACTCTGCGAATTTTAGTTTAAAGATGCTGGATACGAAAGAGACTAAGCCTATCTTGAAGGCTCAGCATAGCTTGGACGTGGTCGACTATACACCTTCGGAACGTTTAAGCCGGGCTCTAAGACGATATTCCACCTTAGACGTGAATCATAATCAGGGACATAGTAAAATACCCTTAAGAAATTTTGTACGTCGTAGTAGAACCGCACCAGCCACCAGGGCTTCCAGCCCCGTAGGTTCGCAATTAAGGTACGAGGAGATCGACAAGTTGTGCCGAAAATTCGAGGAGTACCAATTGTATTAG
- the LOC139985603 gene encoding serine/threonine-protein phosphatase 4 regulatory subunit 4 isoform X2 — protein MLQEEALYKSTSPRKGDEIQKLNFIQTLPSLLATDSESCITRVIPKVQQSLATASTEFHIAASTTFKTILEQKLVNHNVFSRTFLQSILDSLEKRDPVICHAWLETLLDVIELLPVEVIRKQILPLTVSKGQLSQPIHSRIICSKILGKICTRFESALIQKEVLPMVHSLCQDVNSEVRASICLQLRFVAEGLGAESVKSALLPSFVELASDEESNVRCASVQTIAYLLPHLQEDTIKTTIVPLVKKLCENTQSVQSDDNVICVIAQEFGKIVLGLETCLLPTEKTWFLKYFQQLAQMGIVLMKKESKPHLPFMNINFDEDEKYVECRRCCAFNLPAMFIFVSNSVDDTDALLLTFTALASDHYYLVRRTVACGIHEVAKVLGPKSGRIKTDLIKLLKDNSEEVLQGLIPHIGLTLDCLAESQIIGVDKMDSTVMEIGRALLKCESEIAATHNWRLVSSMHSQLEILPKYFPSDFIYSYFVPMAFFRILHARPIPVRLSAGTLYLFLLRYNMKPMQRVELRSKLYSDLASNPNCYVRMMFVRMMIEALEIFSSAYFKEHFFTALLNLAEDSVANIRMKVISLLPQLKSMLRMPADKKLLTLLESTITHLINSEKDRDVLAELSSVIKNLDDISVKYEGRGASGAVSKQGTEDIRKLEEEKRLSGIANGKSPGGGATIKKGGWRSATADSSSKTMPQTSSKDSISSPRQASDGSKASSMPEIPVMLSDDEFLVDAGIRIPVQFSQSTSKIPHLQDSMFGKRRTSFNVNHARPTSMNFDKGKPKRNSSVEYEDCTKRRTNADQSDDVRTSIDCEDGLRLVKENQQLGKKDPVYVGPLMRSRFGFGVNQERTLDDKMKRRNSLIMDKDKPKVVQSKCTLDRTKRNSVNFDKGKPKRNLSAEYEDGIKRRSNGTNQAKGIRLRSIDYEDGLSLVKENEQLDKKDPLYLGHLMRSRFGFSVNQDRSMDDKMKRRNSLIMDKDKPKIIQSKCMLDRTKRHSANFSLKMLDTKETKPILKAQHSLDVVDYTPSERLSRALRRYSTLDVNHNQGHSKIPLRNFVRRSRTAPATRASSPVGSQLRYEEIDKLCRKFEEYQLY, from the exons ATGTTGCAAGAGGAAGCTCTGTACAAGAGCACATCTCCACG GAAAGGCGATGAAATTCAAAAACTcaattttatacaaacgtTACCAAGCCTCTTAGCCACAGACTCAGAATCATGTATAACACGCGTGATACCAAAAGTGCAGCAGTCACTGGCTACAGCATCCACGGAATTCCATATCGCAGCTTCGACAACATTCAAAACGATCCTAGAGCAGAAACTTGTGAACCACAATGTCTTCAGTCGAACATTCCTTCAAAGTATCTTAGATTCCCTTGAAAAGCGTGATCCAG TTATCTGTCATGCATGGCTGGAGACCTTACTGGATGTGATAGAGTTACTGCCGGTAGAAGTCATAAGAAAGCAG atTCTGCCATTGACCGTAAGCAAAGGGCAATTGTCGCAACCTATCCACTCCAGGATAATATGCAGCAAGATATTAGGAAAGATTTGTACAAGATTTGAATCTGCTCT GATACAGAAGGAAGTTCTACCAATGGTACACTCCCTCTGTCAGGATGTAAATAGTGAAGTACGAGCTAGTATCTGCTTGCAGCTACGTTTTGTTGCTGAAGGCCTTGGTGCTGAGTCTGTAAAATCTGCTTTGCTACCATCTTTCGTAGAATTAGCAAGTGATGAAGAAAGCAATGTAAGATGCGCCTCTGTACAAACAATAGCGTATTTGCTACCTCATCTTCAGGAAG ataCGATAAAAACTACCATAGTGCCacttgttaaaaaattatgtgaAAATACACAATCTGTACAGTCAGACGATAACGTGATATGCGTCATTGCCCaagaatttggaaaaattgtacTCGGCCTAGAAA CATGCTTATTGCCTACGGAAAAAACATggttcttaaaatattttcaacaacttGCACAAATGGGTAttgttttaatgaaaaaagaatcTAAGCCTCATCTTCCATTT atgaatattaattttgacgaagatgaaaaatatgtagaatGCAGAAGATGTTGCGCGTTTAATTTGCCAGCAATGTTCATCTTTGTATCAAATTCCGTGGATGATACAGATGCATTACTTCTTACATTCACTGCATTGGCGAGTGATCACTATTATTTGGTTCGGAGAACTGTAGCGTGTGGAATCCATGAA GTGGCCAAGGTGTTAGGTCCAAAAAGTGGACGAATAAAAACAgatctaataaaattattgaaagatAATTCTGAAGAAGTTTTACAAGGTTTAATTCCTCATATAGGATTAACGCTTGATTGCTTGGCTGAAAGTCAAATTATCGGAGTAGATAAAATG GATTCCACTGTTATGGAAATTGGTAGAGCTCTATTGAAATGTGAGTCGGAAATAGCAGCTACGCATAACTGGAGATTAGTGTCTTCAATGCATTCGCAACTTGAGATATTACCTAAATACTTCCCAAGTGACTttatatattcgtattttGTGCCAATGGCCTTTTTTAGAATATTACACGCT AGGCCAATACCCGTTCGACTCTCCGCAGGAACTCTatatcttttccttttacgttataacatgaaaCCTATGCAAAGGGTAGAACTTCGTAGCAAATTGTATTCAGATTTGGCTAGTAATCCGAATTGTTATGTGAGAATGATGTTTGTTCGTATGATGATAGAGGCTTTGGAAATTTTCTCTTCTGCATATTTCAAGGAACATTTTTTTACTGCTTTATTGAACTTGGCAGAAGATTCTGTAGCTAACATAAGAATGAAAGTAATTTCTCTGTTGCCTCAGTTAAAAAGTATGCTGCGGATGCCGgccgataaaaaattattaactttGTTAGAATCAACTATAACGCATTTAATAAATAGCGAAAAGGATAGAGACGTACTAGCCGAGCTGTCATccgttataaaaaatttggaTGATATATCGGTTAAATACGAAGGTCGAGGT GCATCTGGAGCAGTTTCAAAACAAGGCACTGAAGATATTAGAAAGTTggaggaagagaaaagatTATCAGGAATAGCAAATGGGAAATCTCCAGGCGGAGGTGCTACGATAAAGAAAG GGGGATGGCGAAGTGCGACTGCCGATTCCTCATCAAAAACGAT GCCGCAAACATCATCGAAAG aTAGCATAAGCTCACCTCGCCAAGCAAGCGACGGATCAAAAGCGAG CTCTATGCCGGAGATACCGGTAATGCTGTCGGACGACGAATTTCTGGTGGACGCTGGTATCAGGATACCGGTGCAGTTCTCTCAAAGCACCTCTAAGATACCGCATCTGCAAGATTCCATGTTTGGTAAGAGAAGAACTTCGTTCAACGTGAATCATGCTCGGCCTACCAGTATGAATTTCGACAAGGGAAAGCCTAAGAGAAACTCTTCCGTTGAATACGAAGATTGCacgaaacgaagaacgaaTGCCGATCAGTCGGACGATGTCAGAACTTCCATCGATTGCGAGGACGGATTGAGACTGGTAAAAGAAAATCAACAGCTGGGTAAAAAGGATCCGGTATACGTTGGCCCTTTGATGAGATCTAGATTTGGATTCGGTGTGAATCAGGAGAGAACGTTGGACGACAAGATGAAACGACGAAATTCGTTAATAATGGATAAAGACAAGCCGAAAGTCGTGCAGTCAAAGTGCACGTTGGACAGAACCAAAAGGAACTCCGTCAATTTCGACAAGGGAAAACCCAAGAGAAATCTCTCCGCCGAGTACGAGGATGGTATAAAACGAAGAAGCAACGGAACTAATCAAGCGAAAGGTATAAGattacgatcgatcgattacgAGGATGGCTTGAGTTTAGTGAAGGAGAATGAACAGCTCGACAAGAAGGATCCATTATATCTTGGGCATCTGATGAGATCTAGATTCGGGTTCAGCGTAAATCAGGATAGGTCGATGGACGATAAGATGAAACGTCGAAACTCGCTGATAATGGATAAAGACAAGCCCAAAATCATACAGTCCAAGTGTATGCTGGACAGGACTAAACGACACTCTGCGAATTTTAGTTTAAAGATGCTGGATACGAAAGAGACTAAGCCTATCTTGAAGGCTCAGCATAGCTTGGACGTGGTCGACTATACACCTTCGGAACGTTTAAGCCGGGCTCTAAGACGATATTCCACCTTAGACGTGAATCATAATCAGGGACATAGTAAAATACCCTTAAGAAATTTTGTACGTCGTAGTAGAACCGCACCAGCCACCAGGGCTTCCAGCCCCGTAGGTTCGCAATTAAGGTACGAGGAGATCGACAAGTTGTGCCGAAAATTCGAGGAGTACCAATTGTATTAG
- the LOC139985603 gene encoding uncharacterized protein isoform X3, protein MLQEEALYKSTSPRKGDEIQKLNFIQTLPSLLATDSESCITRVIPKVQQSLATASTEFHIAASTTFKTILEQKLVNHNVFSRTFLQSILDSLEKRDPDTIKTTIVPLVKKLCENTQSVQSDDNVICVIAQEFGKIVLGLETCLLPTEKTWFLKYFQQLAQMGIVLMKKESKPHLPFMNINFDEDEKYVECRRCCAFNLPAMFIFVSNSVDDTDALLLTFTALASDHYYLVRRTVACGIHEVAKVLGPKSGRIKTDLIKLLKDNSEEVLQGLIPHIGLTLDCLAESQIIGVDKMDSTVMEIGRALLKCESEIAATHNWRLVSSMHSQLEILPKYFPSDFIYSYFVPMAFFRILHARPIPVRLSAGTLYLFLLRYNMKPMQRVELRSKLYSDLASNPNCYVRMMFVRMMIEALEIFSSAYFKEHFFTALLNLAEDSVANIRMKVISLLPQLKSMLRMPADKKLLTLLESTITHLINSEKDRDVLAELSSVIKNLDDISVKYEGRGASGAVSKQGTEDIRKLEEEKRLSGIANGKSPGGGATIKKGGWRSATADSSSKTMPQTSSKDSISSPRQASDGSKARIQLTHPWERIGHTNSNISTTHTNFDNGSCSDYLMQKAQQSRSKLALPFILWPETCECDYAEEYAFHSCPSSDYARSVFLAIMRENRRRSQQNFLLTRDYAREFSTNIASKDTATVRTLAAHYNSCWPCSSMPEIPVMLSDDEFLVDAGIRIPVQFSQSTSKIPHLQDSMFGKRRTSFNVNHARPTSMNFDKGKPKRNSSVEYEDCTKRRTNADQSDDVRTSIDCEDGLRLVKENQQLGKKDPVYVGPLMRSRFGFGVNQERTLDDKMKRRNSLIMDKDKPKVVQSKCTLDRTKRNSVNFDKGKPKRNLSAEYEDGIKRRSNGTNQAKGIRLRSIDYEDGLSLVKENEQLDKKDPLYLGHLMRSRFGFSVNQDRSMDDKMKRRNSLIMDKDKPKIIQSKCMLDRTKRHSANFSLKMLDTKETKPILKAQHSLDVVDYTPSERLSRALRRYSTLDVNHNQGHSKIPLRNFVRRSRTAPATRASSPVGSQLRYEEIDKLCRKFEEYQLY, encoded by the exons ATGTTGCAAGAGGAAGCTCTGTACAAGAGCACATCTCCACG GAAAGGCGATGAAATTCAAAAACTcaattttatacaaacgtTACCAAGCCTCTTAGCCACAGACTCAGAATCATGTATAACACGCGTGATACCAAAAGTGCAGCAGTCACTGGCTACAGCATCCACGGAATTCCATATCGCAGCTTCGACAACATTCAAAACGATCCTAGAGCAGAAACTTGTGAACCACAATGTCTTCAGTCGAACATTCCTTCAAAGTATCTTAGATTCCCTTGAAAAGCGTGATCCAG ataCGATAAAAACTACCATAGTGCCacttgttaaaaaattatgtgaAAATACACAATCTGTACAGTCAGACGATAACGTGATATGCGTCATTGCCCaagaatttggaaaaattgtacTCGGCCTAGAAA CATGCTTATTGCCTACGGAAAAAACATggttcttaaaatattttcaacaacttGCACAAATGGGTAttgttttaatgaaaaaagaatcTAAGCCTCATCTTCCATTT atgaatattaattttgacgaagatgaaaaatatgtagaatGCAGAAGATGTTGCGCGTTTAATTTGCCAGCAATGTTCATCTTTGTATCAAATTCCGTGGATGATACAGATGCATTACTTCTTACATTCACTGCATTGGCGAGTGATCACTATTATTTGGTTCGGAGAACTGTAGCGTGTGGAATCCATGAA GTGGCCAAGGTGTTAGGTCCAAAAAGTGGACGAATAAAAACAgatctaataaaattattgaaagatAATTCTGAAGAAGTTTTACAAGGTTTAATTCCTCATATAGGATTAACGCTTGATTGCTTGGCTGAAAGTCAAATTATCGGAGTAGATAAAATG GATTCCACTGTTATGGAAATTGGTAGAGCTCTATTGAAATGTGAGTCGGAAATAGCAGCTACGCATAACTGGAGATTAGTGTCTTCAATGCATTCGCAACTTGAGATATTACCTAAATACTTCCCAAGTGACTttatatattcgtattttGTGCCAATGGCCTTTTTTAGAATATTACACGCT AGGCCAATACCCGTTCGACTCTCCGCAGGAACTCTatatcttttccttttacgttataacatgaaaCCTATGCAAAGGGTAGAACTTCGTAGCAAATTGTATTCAGATTTGGCTAGTAATCCGAATTGTTATGTGAGAATGATGTTTGTTCGTATGATGATAGAGGCTTTGGAAATTTTCTCTTCTGCATATTTCAAGGAACATTTTTTTACTGCTTTATTGAACTTGGCAGAAGATTCTGTAGCTAACATAAGAATGAAAGTAATTTCTCTGTTGCCTCAGTTAAAAAGTATGCTGCGGATGCCGgccgataaaaaattattaactttGTTAGAATCAACTATAACGCATTTAATAAATAGCGAAAAGGATAGAGACGTACTAGCCGAGCTGTCATccgttataaaaaatttggaTGATATATCGGTTAAATACGAAGGTCGAGGT GCATCTGGAGCAGTTTCAAAACAAGGCACTGAAGATATTAGAAAGTTggaggaagagaaaagatTATCAGGAATAGCAAATGGGAAATCTCCAGGCGGAGGTGCTACGATAAAGAAAG GGGGATGGCGAAGTGCGACTGCCGATTCCTCATCAAAAACGAT GCCGCAAACATCATCGAAAG aTAGCATAAGCTCACCTCGCCAAGCAAGCGACGGATCAAAAGCGAG AATTCAACTAACACACCCTTGGGAAAGAATAGGGCATACCAACTCTAACATTAGTACAACCCATACTAACTTTGACAATGGATCGTGCAGTGATTATCTAATGCAGAAGGCTCAGCAGAGTCGATCGAAATTAGCATTGCCATTTATATTGTGGCCGGAAACGTGCGAATGCGACTATGCGGAAGAATACGCTTTCCATTCTTGTCCCTCGTCCGATTACGCGAGGTCTGTCTTCTTGGCGATCATGAGAGAGAACCGGCGAAGATCGCAGCAAAATTTCCTACTAACCCGAGATTACGCCCGCGAGTTTTCCACTAACATTGCCAGCAAGGACACTGCCACTGTAAGAACGCTTGCAGCTCACTATAACTCTTGTTGGCCTTGTAGCTCTATGCCGGAGATACCGGTAATGCTGTCGGACGACGAATTTCTGGTGGACGCTGGTATCAGGATACCGGTGCAGTTCTCTCAAAGCACCTCTAAGATACCGCATCTGCAAGATTCCATGTTTGGTAAGAGAAGAACTTCGTTCAACGTGAATCATGCTCGGCCTACCAGTATGAATTTCGACAAGGGAAAGCCTAAGAGAAACTCTTCCGTTGAATACGAAGATTGCacgaaacgaagaacgaaTGCCGATCAGTCGGACGATGTCAGAACTTCCATCGATTGCGAGGACGGATTGAGACTGGTAAAAGAAAATCAACAGCTGGGTAAAAAGGATCCGGTATACGTTGGCCCTTTGATGAGATCTAGATTTGGATTCGGTGTGAATCAGGAGAGAACGTTGGACGACAAGATGAAACGACGAAATTCGTTAATAATGGATAAAGACAAGCCGAAAGTCGTGCAGTCAAAGTGCACGTTGGACAGAACCAAAAGGAACTCCGTCAATTTCGACAAGGGAAAACCCAAGAGAAATCTCTCCGCCGAGTACGAGGATGGTATAAAACGAAGAAGCAACGGAACTAATCAAGCGAAAGGTATAAGattacgatcgatcgattacgAGGATGGCTTGAGTTTAGTGAAGGAGAATGAACAGCTCGACAAGAAGGATCCATTATATCTTGGGCATCTGATGAGATCTAGATTCGGGTTCAGCGTAAATCAGGATAGGTCGATGGACGATAAGATGAAACGTCGAAACTCGCTGATAATGGATAAAGACAAGCCCAAAATCATACAGTCCAAGTGTATGCTGGACAGGACTAAACGACACTCTGCGAATTTTAGTTTAAAGATGCTGGATACGAAAGAGACTAAGCCTATCTTGAAGGCTCAGCATAGCTTGGACGTGGTCGACTATACACCTTCGGAACGTTTAAGCCGGGCTCTAAGACGATATTCCACCTTAGACGTGAATCATAATCAGGGACATAGTAAAATACCCTTAAGAAATTTTGTACGTCGTAGTAGAACCGCACCAGCCACCAGGGCTTCCAGCCCCGTAGGTTCGCAATTAAGGTACGAGGAGATCGACAAGTTGTGCCGAAAATTCGAGGAGTACCAATTGTATTAG